TTTCATAATTGTAATTTTCCTGCCCTTACTTCAATAAAAATAGGCAGCGGATATCTGATCTGCTGTCGGTTTTTTTGTTTTGAACTAAAGTTCTCCGTTAGCTGAATTTCACAAAGTGAGTATAATTTTCCGAATCAGCCTTAACAAAAAATCCTATAGATTGATAAAATAAATCTGCATTTGGGTTATCTGTCTTTAATACAAGCATCTGAAAGTACTTTTTAGCCTCTATAATAACTGAATCCATCAGCAAGCGTCCTATCCCGAATCGACGGACACTTGGTAAGACATAGAGGCGACGAACACGACCAACTGCTTTACTACCTGCGAGAGGGTCTTGGTTTAACCCGCAAACCCCAACAATATCGCCGTCTTTAATAGCGATGAAGAGCGCTTCCCCGTCCCCGCCAAATTTATTGGTTCCTGCTTCATAGTCGGCCACTAATCGTTTGATGTGACGAAATCCTTCGTTCGTACTTTCTTCAATGAGTCGCATTACCTTAGAGGTTTCTAAATGACTAACTTTTGTGACGATAATACCATTCACTTAACCACCCCTCCTGCTTTAGTCAATGGAAAAAAGAGCAGCGCCGCGGTGGTCTGCTCACTTTTTGTTGTTGAACTATCGTTCCCCGTTAGTTCAAAACCTTCTATTTTGTGAGTGCCCTTGTTCGAAGTAAATCCAGCTTGTAAGTTGGTACAAACTTGGCCAAGTCTCCACCAGGTAAATCTAGCTCCCCATCATCGAACACAATAATGAAATCATCAGTACAATAAATTAGCTTGCTCCAATCAATTTGATTACATTTCATAATTGCTTCGAACCAAATCTTATACGCACGGATATGCCAGTCCCAATCCTGTAGTGACCAATGGAGATAAAGCATAACCATTTTGTTTAAAATAGATTTTTCATCTATTCCAGCCTGATAACGAATGGGGTGATTACCGACGTTCCAAATGGAGTACAGAGAAGCACCATTATTAAGTTGATCAATTCGTATTCGTTCAAGTGCTGGATGGAAAATTGCATCTGCTGTTGTGTAAGGATCCCCAGTTGCATATATGTTTAGGTAACAAATTTTTTCTGTTTGAGTTTTTTGGGCAATTTGCTTTATTACTTGCTTAATTGCATCAGGAAGTTCCCT
This region of Paenibacillus sp. JDR-2 genomic DNA includes:
- a CDS encoding GNAT family N-acetyltransferase gives rise to the protein MNGIIVTKVSHLETSKVMRLIEESTNEGFRHIKRLVADYEAGTNKFGGDGEALFIAIKDGDIVGVCGLNQDPLAGSKAVGRVRRLYVLPSVRRFGIGRLLMDSVIIEAKKYFQMLVLKTDNPNADLFYQSIGFFVKADSENYTHFVKFS